Proteins from a genomic interval of Pseudodesulfovibrio nedwellii:
- a CDS encoding sirohydrochlorin cobaltochelatase, producing MMKTAIVLAAFGSRNKNAMASLDHIIERVNEAYPDVPVRVAYTSSIIRGHMEKAGEAVDSVPMALEGLLEDGVTHVAIQSLHLIPGTEFHELLSLANDQMLKEDGFNRVEVGFPLVAGETGLEQVADIIMSIAEEGKGENDAVLFMGHGTRHDGSIYYEAMHRAFQKRDKTVHMGVMEHQKEAGIDVVIERFKADDVKKAYLVPFLFGAGWHVARDMIGDSETSWKSRLETAGIKCEPLLKGAGEYDRLVDIWLKHLDDALKRMNRC from the coding sequence ATGATGAAAACAGCCATTGTCCTCGCCGCATTCGGCTCACGCAACAAAAACGCCATGGCCTCTCTCGATCACATCATCGAACGGGTCAATGAAGCATATCCCGATGTGCCAGTGCGCGTAGCCTACACTTCCAGCATCATCCGTGGTCATATGGAAAAAGCAGGCGAGGCAGTGGATTCCGTCCCCATGGCACTTGAAGGGCTCCTTGAAGACGGTGTGACCCATGTGGCCATTCAGTCACTCCACCTCATCCCCGGCACCGAGTTTCATGAACTCCTCAGTCTGGCCAATGACCAAATGCTCAAGGAAGACGGCTTCAACCGCGTAGAGGTGGGCTTCCCCTTGGTGGCAGGAGAGACAGGTCTTGAGCAGGTAGCCGACATCATCATGTCTATCGCAGAAGAAGGTAAAGGCGAAAACGACGCAGTGCTCTTCATGGGACATGGCACCCGGCATGACGGCAGCATCTACTATGAGGCCATGCATCGCGCCTTCCAGAAACGGGACAAGACCGTACACATGGGAGTCATGGAACATCAGAAAGAAGCGGGCATCGATGTCGTTATCGAACGATTCAAAGCGGACGATGTCAAAAAGGCGTACCTTGTTCCCTTCCTGTTCGGAGCGGGCTGGCACGTTGCACGCGACATGATCGGCGACTCCGAGACAAGCTGGAAATCCCGCCTTGAAACAGCAGGTATCAAATGTGAGCCGCTGTTAAAAGGAGCCGGAGAATACGACCGGCTGGTGGATATTTGGCTCAAGCATCTGGATGACGCGCTCAAACGCATGAACCGCTGCTAA
- the cobI gene encoding precorrin-2 C(20)-methyltransferase yields the protein MNKGILYGIGVGPGDPELLTLKAVRALGEVDVIFAAASTKNDYSTAYAIAKPHLREGVRVIQLGFPMTKDKDELEKAWTANADIVAEVLDNGQNAAFLTLGDPLTYSTYGYLQRTLLIKDPSIKLQAIPGITSFHAAASKIGLVLCESKESLLITSGVTDPEKLEAQLDVADNAVILKAYKNFEEIRETLTRLRLDDKTVLVSRLGMDDESILMDIKDAPKTPHYFSLALVKKNKK from the coding sequence ATGAATAAAGGCATTCTCTACGGCATAGGCGTCGGCCCTGGCGACCCGGAACTTCTCACCCTCAAGGCTGTGCGCGCGCTTGGCGAGGTCGATGTCATCTTTGCCGCCGCATCTACCAAAAACGACTACTCCACGGCATACGCCATTGCCAAACCGCACCTCAGGGAAGGTGTACGAGTCATTCAGCTTGGGTTCCCCATGACCAAGGACAAGGACGAGTTGGAAAAGGCATGGACGGCCAACGCCGACATTGTGGCAGAAGTTCTGGATAACGGCCAAAACGCGGCCTTCCTGACGCTGGGCGATCCACTGACATACTCCACTTATGGATATTTACAACGCACTTTGCTCATCAAAGACCCGTCGATCAAACTTCAGGCCATCCCCGGGATCACCTCTTTTCACGCCGCGGCATCCAAAATAGGACTGGTCCTGTGCGAATCCAAAGAATCCCTGCTCATCACTTCCGGCGTCACAGACCCTGAAAAACTGGAAGCACAGCTTGACGTGGCGGACAATGCCGTTATTCTCAAGGCGTACAAAAACTTTGAAGAAATACGGGAGACCCTGACCCGGCTCCGCCTGGATGACAAGACCGTACTGGTCTCCCGGTTGGGCATGGATGACGAATCCATTCTCATGGACATCAAGGATGCACCGAAAACGCCACACTATTTTTCGCTGGCATTGGTAAAAAAGAACAAAAAATGA
- the lipA gene encoding lipoyl synthase: MSLKKNSEKPLRIPKWLRIKLPNNENFTNTSGLIADLHLNTVCQSAKCPNKWECFSKNVATFLIMGSICTRNCAFCNIVSGDLEQLDPTEPARVAEAAKRLKLKHVVITSVTRDDLPDGGSAHFAATIKAVQKIMPDCTIEVLIPDFQGDQDALKIVLDARPNVLNHNLETVAVLYDDIRPQANYRQSLDVLVNAKRMAPNIPTKSGIMVGLGENDEQIMTVLDDFAAVDCNIVTIGQYMQPSRQHPMVKRYVEPKVFDMYAEEGKKRGIKHMFSAPLVRSSYNAADFV; encoded by the coding sequence ATGTCTTTGAAAAAGAATTCAGAAAAGCCTTTACGGATTCCGAAATGGTTACGCATCAAGCTGCCAAATAACGAAAACTTCACTAACACTTCTGGCCTGATAGCCGACCTGCACCTCAACACGGTCTGCCAGAGCGCCAAATGCCCGAACAAATGGGAGTGTTTTTCCAAGAACGTGGCAACGTTCCTGATTATGGGCTCGATCTGCACGCGCAACTGCGCCTTCTGCAACATCGTTTCTGGCGATCTCGAACAACTTGATCCGACGGAACCAGCCCGTGTGGCCGAGGCAGCCAAACGCCTCAAGCTCAAACACGTGGTCATCACATCCGTCACCCGCGATGACCTACCAGACGGCGGTTCCGCTCACTTTGCGGCCACCATCAAAGCCGTGCAAAAAATCATGCCCGATTGCACCATTGAAGTGCTCATCCCAGATTTCCAAGGCGATCAGGACGCTCTCAAAATCGTACTTGATGCTCGTCCCAACGTGCTCAACCACAACCTTGAGACCGTGGCGGTCCTCTATGACGACATCCGGCCACAGGCAAACTACCGTCAGTCTCTCGACGTGCTCGTCAACGCCAAACGCATGGCTCCGAACATTCCCACCAAGTCCGGCATCATGGTCGGTCTAGGTGAAAACGACGAACAGATCATGACGGTTCTCGACGATTTCGCAGCCGTGGACTGTAACATCGTCACCATCGGCCAGTACATGCAGCCCAGCCGCCAGCATCCCATGGTCAAACGCTATGTAGAGCCAAAAGTTTTCGACATGTACGCCGAGGAAGGCAAGAAACGCGGCATCAAGCACATGTTCAGCGCACCACTCGTCCGGTCAAGCTACAACGCGGCCGACTTCGTGTAG
- a CDS encoding PilZ domain-containing protein codes for MFKNPFKVSVKQSSGKRIAYRAKISGLHVKVVGRPSVYSASDLSPTGLGLSGSTGMREGDVFVLSLYLKGKRVATDLHAKVVRAKQMFTGLVFVNPDRRQMDALHALVLEEQKEQAEERKKIRYRFD; via the coding sequence GTGTTCAAAAATCCATTTAAAGTATCGGTCAAACAATCTTCTGGTAAGCGTATCGCTTATCGCGCCAAGATCAGTGGTTTGCACGTCAAGGTTGTCGGGCGGCCTTCCGTGTATTCGGCTTCGGATTTGAGTCCTACGGGGCTTGGATTGTCCGGTTCCACGGGTATGCGCGAGGGGGATGTTTTTGTCTTGAGTTTGTATCTAAAAGGAAAGCGGGTGGCCACTGATCTTCATGCCAAGGTTGTTCGGGCCAAGCAAATGTTTACCGGTCTGGTTTTCGTCAATCCTGACAGACGGCAGATGGATGCCTTGCACGCTCTGGTGCTTGAAGAGCAGAAAGAACAGGCGGAAGAGCGGAAAAAGATTCGATACAGGTTTGATTAG
- the lipB gene encoding lipoyl(octanoyl) transferase LipB: MKIIDLGLISYKEAEALQLKTLEAVTAGSEDNTVFILEHPKVITLGRQGGAENLHMDEALLAEHGIELAQTTRGGNITCHFPGQLVAYPIWRVEKRPGGMRKFFHDMEEAVMNTCAHFGVQTIRRPKHPGVWVDESRKICSMGIGVRRWVTYHGLALNIGSDVSLFNAITLCGIQGAVPTSLSAEAGQEIDMKDAKNVFEKEFRKAFTDSEMVTHQAAK; encoded by the coding sequence ATGAAAATCATAGATCTCGGGCTGATCAGCTACAAAGAAGCCGAAGCCCTGCAACTCAAAACATTGGAAGCAGTCACAGCCGGTTCCGAAGACAATACCGTGTTCATCCTCGAACACCCCAAGGTTATTACGCTTGGCCGTCAGGGCGGAGCCGAAAACCTGCACATGGATGAGGCTTTACTGGCCGAACACGGTATCGAACTGGCCCAGACCACCCGTGGCGGAAACATCACCTGTCACTTTCCAGGCCAGCTCGTGGCTTACCCCATCTGGCGGGTCGAAAAACGCCCCGGCGGCATGAGAAAATTCTTCCACGACATGGAAGAGGCTGTCATGAACACTTGCGCGCATTTTGGCGTGCAGACCATCCGACGCCCCAAGCATCCCGGCGTATGGGTGGACGAATCACGAAAAATATGCTCAATGGGCATCGGCGTTCGCCGCTGGGTCACCTATCATGGTCTGGCTCTCAATATCGGCAGTGACGTCAGCCTGTTCAACGCCATCACACTGTGCGGCATACAGGGAGCGGTTCCCACTTCCCTCTCGGCAGAAGCCGGACAAGAAATAGATATGAAGGACGCTAAAAATGTCTTTGAAAAAGAATTCAGAAAAGCCTTTACGGATTCCGAAATGGTTACGCATCAAGCTGCCAAATAA
- a CDS encoding ASKHA domain-containing protein — translation MSIRIHTHTGEHIALEPNSGDTLARTIFLGGLWYGVPLCSGLGKCGLCRVRYVNDTPMHTADEIKKLGDEAVAQGWRLACLHPSKSCDIELPEPIRSKPTKHTLADTTGNFSLAVDLGTTSIHWTALVDDVPVASGQELNPQTGLGSEVMSRLAVAATPEGRTVLRALILDRLTELVQTTAAMLVGSCTSLVISGNSVMTYILLGMKPDDLATAPYTLSYTGGDEQHLTTELPAVYIPPLLAPFVGADLSAGLTALEYGQTTDYPFLLADLGTNGEFILALSPNKRFCASVPMGPALEGVGLSFGRTASPGAITGFTLTPRGLEALYFDDTASERIGMTGTGYLSLVAILRKHGVVNESGQFCTGSTPLAAKLANKVTTIQGEPAFVINSTLHLPASDIEEILKVKAAFNLAMSALLNAADFGPAGLKKIYIAGALGEYVSLGDLETLGFLPAGCKNKAIKAGNSSLRGTEILTTSKQARQFAEALPDTMIQLDLTNDAGFGDEFIQRMRFSYVD, via the coding sequence GTGAGTATACGCATTCATACACATACCGGCGAACATATCGCCCTTGAGCCGAACTCCGGCGACACCTTGGCCCGCACCATTTTTTTGGGTGGCCTGTGGTATGGCGTGCCACTTTGCTCAGGACTGGGCAAATGTGGGCTGTGCCGGGTGCGCTATGTTAATGATACTCCGATGCATACTGCCGACGAAATAAAAAAACTCGGCGATGAAGCAGTTGCTCAAGGCTGGCGACTCGCCTGTCTGCACCCGTCAAAATCATGTGACATTGAACTGCCGGAACCTATACGTTCAAAACCGACCAAGCACACCCTTGCAGACACAACCGGAAACTTTTCTCTGGCCGTCGATCTCGGCACCACATCCATTCACTGGACTGCCCTTGTTGATGACGTCCCCGTGGCATCGGGACAGGAACTCAACCCGCAGACAGGTCTCGGTTCCGAGGTCATGTCTCGATTGGCGGTCGCGGCCACCCCGGAAGGGCGGACCGTGTTACGCGCTCTCATTCTTGATCGACTCACAGAGTTGGTACAGACAACGGCTGCCATGCTCGTCGGCTCATGTACCTCGCTCGTTATTTCCGGCAACTCGGTAATGACATACATCCTGCTCGGCATGAAACCGGACGACCTCGCCACCGCGCCGTACACACTGTCTTACACTGGTGGAGACGAACAACACCTGACAACCGAGCTACCGGCTGTATACATTCCGCCCCTACTCGCACCGTTTGTAGGCGCAGATCTTTCCGCCGGATTAACTGCGCTGGAATACGGACAAACGACCGATTACCCATTTCTATTGGCCGACCTCGGTACCAATGGAGAATTCATCCTCGCCCTGTCCCCGAACAAACGATTCTGTGCCAGTGTCCCCATGGGACCAGCTCTTGAGGGTGTTGGACTCTCCTTTGGACGCACCGCAAGCCCCGGAGCCATCACCGGATTCACCCTGACGCCTCGTGGTCTTGAAGCACTCTATTTCGACGACACAGCCTCCGAGCGAATCGGCATGACCGGTACAGGATATCTTTCGCTCGTCGCCATCCTGCGCAAGCATGGCGTGGTGAACGAATCAGGGCAATTCTGTACAGGCTCGACTCCGTTGGCAGCAAAATTGGCCAACAAGGTAACAACCATTCAAGGCGAACCGGCCTTTGTCATCAACAGCACGCTCCACCTTCCTGCTTCAGACATCGAAGAAATCCTCAAAGTAAAAGCAGCCTTCAATCTGGCCATGTCCGCTCTGCTTAACGCTGCCGACTTCGGTCCGGCAGGTCTGAAAAAAATTTACATTGCCGGAGCACTGGGCGAATATGTGAGCCTGGGTGATCTAGAAACTCTCGGATTCCTGCCCGCAGGTTGCAAAAACAAAGCAATTAAGGCAGGCAACTCCTCCCTGCGAGGAACTGAAATACTGACCACGAGCAAGCAGGCCCGGCAATTCGCCGAAGCCCTGCCCGACACCATGATCCAGCTAGACCTGACAAACGATGCGGGATTTGGTGATGAATTTATACAAAGGATGCGGTTTAGCTATGTCGATTGA
- a CDS encoding small ribosomal subunit Rsm22 family protein, whose amino-acid sequence MSIDGLFPNLTPKNASELERFGAHLKKVWPLKGKHRDHLKYDIRDMSRGLTNERTQRRKEYMTDDKFLSPYLYYFLPWNLYRMSRLFAGLELDIPDGGEIADLGSGPLTAVLALWMSRPHLRTRKLNFTCMDLSPKSMQTGLKLFHAMAGKDSPWRIKTVKARFTDRLHKKVDLLMVANAFNELDWSGRTTRTQAEMLSKHIVSSTKDTGRILLIETGVRMTGRIICEMRTQMLEKGFKPIAPCPHCEECPMPAMAQSAPWCHFNFSVKDAPKWLEKISKDAELEKDNVTLNFLYFSQKGSDSWGAVRAISEPFKLHGNRGQYACSDRGLTLIDIPPKTRSLFPGQTFIPTWPEKPKTDLKSKAIILPYTPKPTKK is encoded by the coding sequence ATGTCGATTGATGGACTCTTTCCCAATCTCACCCCGAAGAATGCGTCAGAGTTGGAACGTTTCGGTGCTCACCTGAAAAAGGTATGGCCCCTCAAAGGCAAACACCGCGACCACCTAAAATATGACATCAGGGACATGTCGCGAGGTCTTACCAATGAGCGCACCCAACGCCGCAAGGAATACATGACCGACGACAAATTCCTGTCGCCGTATCTCTACTATTTCCTGCCCTGGAACCTGTATCGCATGTCCCGGCTGTTTGCCGGTCTGGAACTGGATATCCCTGACGGTGGCGAAATAGCCGATCTCGGTTCTGGTCCATTGACTGCCGTGCTGGCTCTGTGGATGTCGCGCCCACATTTGCGCACCCGCAAGCTCAACTTCACCTGTATGGACCTCTCCCCCAAATCCATGCAGACAGGTCTCAAACTTTTTCACGCCATGGCAGGAAAAGATTCCCCGTGGCGCATCAAAACCGTCAAAGCCCGGTTCACGGATCGACTCCATAAAAAAGTCGACCTGCTCATGGTCGCCAACGCATTCAACGAACTGGACTGGTCAGGCCGAACCACGCGCACACAGGCTGAAATGCTGTCGAAACACATTGTGAGTTCGACAAAAGACACTGGCCGTATCCTGCTGATCGAGACAGGCGTACGTATGACCGGACGTATTATCTGTGAAATGCGTACACAAATGCTTGAGAAGGGCTTCAAGCCCATCGCCCCCTGCCCGCACTGTGAAGAATGTCCTATGCCTGCCATGGCCCAGAGTGCCCCGTGGTGTCACTTCAACTTCTCTGTGAAAGATGCTCCGAAATGGCTGGAAAAGATTTCAAAAGATGCAGAGCTTGAAAAGGACAACGTCACCCTTAACTTTCTCTATTTCTCCCAAAAGGGCAGTGACAGCTGGGGAGCAGTTCGGGCTATATCCGAACCATTCAAACTGCACGGCAACAGAGGCCAATACGCCTGTTCCGACCGCGGGTTGACTCTCATTGACATTCCCCCGAAGACCCGGTCACTCTTCCCGGGCCAAACGTTTATTCCGACATGGCCTGAAAAGCCGAAGACTGATCTCAAATCCAAGGCAATAATTCTCCCGTACACGCCAAAACCGACCAAAAAATAA